AGGCACTTTTAAAAACCCTGACCTTCATTTCTTTCATGTAGGAGTTTGACCAGACGACATACTACAACCCGAACTGGATCAACACACTGCCCATGGATATGTGAAACCACAAATCGAACAATGCTGTATATATTGAATTGTAAATATTGCATTAACTATCATCTCTACTACATGGGAAAAGACGTTGTTCGGAAACATCAATAGTAATGATGCAGGAATGACTTTTTGTGCTCGTCCAATAGCCCTGCAAATTGAAATGTGGAAAAACAATAGACATTGTAGCCAAAAACTAAAAATCTAATCTCAAGACTTAATTTGtggacatttttttaattaaatagttcCCAAGTTTTAGTAATATTTCTCTCACTTTTTCAATTATGTCAATTAATAGACAGAATTAAGCTAAAATGAGCAATAacattctttttttcccctcatttCTTGTGCAGGGCTCCACAAATACTGTCAAATgaacatttgatttgtttttccaCCAATACACATCTATTCTGATGAGATATCTTTGTAAATACGAAAAAAACAAAttactattttcatttattattaacttGCTGGATACAAAGAACCCCAAAGCATTGCATTTACTGATAACATTATCCATTTTATTGTGAAAAAAGTTGTTGCTTTTCATACACTAAGAACTGTACaatcaataatttaaaaaaagttcttATGTTCCCCCCGTTGTCGTTGTTTAAAGAATGTccaataattaggcaagttattcagCAGCTTTTAGCTTCAACCAACAGAAAATAGTGTTTACAATTGTGTTCCTACTGCTCCACCAAATCACATTTCCCTTTATCCCATTCACACCTTTCAAAACCGCCCATTTGGCAACACCAAGAGGGTCCCATCATACTGTCAACCATCACACGCAAAAACCATGAGCGTGTTTTTAAAACAGAGGCTTCGATTACAAAGAagaaaacactttacaataccAAAAAAGAGAGGTTGAAATGGAACGTTCTAACTAAGTCACAGAGTTTCTTTGCACTGTATGACGTGCAACGATATTACAGAGAACAACTTGTGCTCTCAGGTGAGAGGCTCAAAACTAATACCTACTCAAGATTCTGAAGATGCTCAAGAAAAGGAACAAAACACTTCTTTGTAGTATTTCTATAACCACAGCCTTTCAGGATTATTAAAACAGGGGAACCAAAACACCTTCTGTGGACCCTTTAGTATTTAAGTCACCCAACAGATGGACACTATTATGCACAACTGCTCTAAATGCACCACCGAACATGTGCCAGGTTCATTCTATCAGCTATAGCGACTGCAAAAGCCCTGGAGCGAATAGCTTATAGGTCAAACACCAAGAGCTTAAGGCCCTCTAAGGGAAGTTTAAAGGCCCCCTGCTGGCAGCCGTCGCTCAGCCGGGTTTAAACAGGCTTCATTGGGCAGCTCTTGTAGCTGGAGGCCGGGGCTCGTCCCTGAGATGAAGGGGGTGGGAGAAGCAAAGAGAAAAAGAGGGGGATTTGATCAACTGAAAAGCATCCATAATTCAACAAGCACAGCTCATCAGATCCGAAAGAAACAAGCAGACGCTTCTGACACGTTCGAGATCTAAAAGGAGCGCTATGACGTTTCTATTGTGCTTGATATTTAGGAGCAAGCTTGAGCGGGTTTATTATCCTTCATTCTGACATACATCTATAGAGAAGTCATGCTGCGTGTGCAGATTGAAAGGGCTTCGAGCTAAGACCTGACTTTTGAACTCATGCTACAACACTGAAAACTGGTAGAACACATGTGTGATTAAATCACGGAGCATTTTAGCCAGAGACTGCTGAAAATTGTGCTGAAAATATATCAGGAGAGAACTGAAATGCAGGAGATATGAAGGAGAAAATCAGGCTGCAAGGCTTGAAGTCTGAACGTGAGTGGTGAGGTAATTACAGTGTAGGGTTATAAGATtggaaatataacaaataaccCCAAAACAGACATGCGGGAAATGCAAGTCAGAGAAGGAAAGGAGCTGagagtaaaaaataaactaaaaacagacTAAAAACCCTTTGCCAATACTGTCCCCTGAGGAGAAATTTCCTGCGATCCTTGGTTTCTGACCCAATGAGGAACAATTCATCAAAGTTTGCTGGATCTTCATAATGGAAAGAAGGCGAATAAAAGGTGCCATGGAAATGTTTGTGCCTAGTGCTCCCGCAGTCCACATTCTCTCTGGTGATTAAGTCACTGTGCAAATGACCATCAAATTCAGACACGACCAATTCGCAGTGCAAATCACATTTTTTAATACATCAGTTCAAATGTAAGCACTACAAATGGCCTCAGCCCTCTCACTGTAGGTATGCATGCAAGACCATGTGACCGTTCGAGGTACTTCAGCTTTTCTACAGGGAAAACAGAACCCCtgtaaagaacaaaaaaaaaacaccatatgCAGAGCACTGAGGATTAGGAGTATGAGCAAATAACACAACCAAAGCGGAAAAAGCCCATAAAGCAACTTCAAAATCGCAGCCTCTCAGCAGCCACTGCAGGGTTTGATCTGCATGGATTCTCCAGCAGAGGGCGCTAGCGTGGCAGGAAACATGCTGTAGGTGGTCACCGCATGAGTGATAAATGGTGTACTGCAGCAAGGTGAGGGAGTAATGTGGCTCTTAGTAGCAGCAGGAAGTGCTCTTTCACTTGCTGCTTTCCCCGTGTTGAGAGGTGCCACACCCGTGTTGCGTCATCGACCCAGCCCTGTGTCGCTTTCCTTGTGTGTTTGTCCGCGTGCACCTGAGTGTTATATAAGTGAAGGGAGGGGGGGCGGCCCGTCCCTGTGCCTGGAGGCTAGGAGATCTTACAGTTGTTCCTGGTGCAGTTCTGTGGTGGACTTTGTGGCGGCCGGATGGATTTGGAGCGTTTAAGACTGTTACCTTTGCTGCCTCCGGCGGCATTGGCCAGCGAATACGAGCGGCCGTGCATCATGACAGCATTCATGCCGTTCGCCATGGAGAATGACTTCAAATGGCTCTTGATGGCCACAGGAAGTGGCAGCTTATCGATTAGGTGCACAGGGGTGCAGGAAACAATGGCACGGCAGCACAAGTCCTGCAGACTGAATACTGGAAAGACACaaaagacaaaacacacacacacacatttcagttAAAAGACAAAAACGATTGAAACAACCTGGAGGCTGAAGCATTACCATAAaccataaaaacaacaaaaaaataagcaaatggTACTCTGGGGATTCAACAGTAGCTGCCTCGGTGCATCTGCACGCTCGGATCATTTTTTATTCTCTTTACAAAAGTAATgagaatgttttaaattattcaaCATTCCCTCAGCAGATGTTAACACGCTGCCTGCCTGCATCTCTTTTCTGACAGAGGCAAATGCAAATGATGAGATTCACATGGGAAGCTTGACATGGGAATGTTAGTTATCGGTATTAGAAAGTGATATACAAGGGGGAAAACCTCGTTTGGTACGTTTAGCTAAAAAAACTATGTGAACAGCTTGGTGCTGTTAGCAAGGCTTTTTTACAGTCTGTGTTTGAGACTGACAACCATATTTACAAACAGGTGCAACTGTTTCAATTAATAATGAACTCTCTACTTCTTACTATGGTTTACAGGAAGTTCTCATCTCTCAATATTCAGGAACAAAGCCTGTAACCAgtcaaagcaaataaaatatgtttcataatataatatattataatataatataatataatataatataatataatataatataatataatataatataatataataatatatttaatctggttttaataatttttaattcttttttttcttgtgctatatccaaatatctaaatgtgctatataaataaacttgcctataatataatataatataatataatataatataatataatataatataataaacagtgCTGAACAAAAATTTGTCTTGATTAAACTTATCCAAATTAATAGTTTGTGTTGACATAATAAACGTGTGcgtattgtgtatatttattttccatacataattacacacatgcatgcatatatttgagaaaacgtgtatttatatttagctataatatatttgtatatgatacaaaatatctataattttaaatatatatgttttgtatatgtatgtgagtgtgtgtatgtatatatatatatatatatatatatatatatatatatatatatatatatatatatatatatatatatatatatatatatatacacacacacatatacatatttatatatttcttatgataaaacaaacttttatttcagaTGTGATTAATCGCAATAAATTTTTACCAGTTTACCagttttaacaattaatttttatcagtaataatataatataatataatataatataatataatataatataatataatataatataatataatataatataatataataattaatataatataatatataacaaaacaatgtCGGTGATTGTTATTCATTTCattaagcaaagtaaaaaaaaaaagcagtactTGTTAGCTATTATTAcgacaaacatttaaaataactgttttctgtttataatttttatgggtttattaatgttcaaaataataatttgaaataaaactcCCATGTTAAATTATAAATACTGACAGAACAGATATCTTGACTGCCAAAATTtgattcatatataaatataatgttgaAAGGTAAAGATAATATGATATAAAGATAATGTTAATATAAAGTAGGATAACATATTCTGCTTCTTCATGAAAACAGCTAAGGAGAGCAAAGTAGAGCAGAAATCGCTGCCATTTTGAAAAGCTTGTTGAAAGTACTTCCCATCCTCAGAACGGCAGGATGCTGCATCTGCTAAACAGCTCATCTGAGGCACTGCGAGGTCTCATGGGAAAATCCCACATAATAGTGGAAACAGACAGAGAAAGAAGTGCCTCGCTGAAAGCCTTCTGCCTCTAATTATGCTGCTCCGGACTACATAACAGTGTGGTTTTCTATGCTAATGGAAAGCTACGCTGATCATGCCAGCATTTCTCCATCACCCAGAAGGTTGAAACCAAACATTTCCACTGTATTTATGGGACTGTGTTTTAAAtggatagatcacccaaaaacaaaaattgccatcatttactcacacttgacttgttccaaagctgttttttaacagaagatgtacataagaatgttggaaacacgtaaccattgacttcaatagaaaAACAattacagtgctcaacatatacgagtacaccactcacaaatctcatttaaattcatattttctatatgaagctttacaatattatatttctgCGGATACATTAGttcagtcagtactgaagccacatctggagctaatctaacaaaataaccaacaataattgtttaaaaatttgtACACCCAATCTTATATGTTAGGggtaattattaaattacattttcaaaaatctttccttttctaaatatgtttggtgactattttaatattattttaataaatatattgatttaataaatccattctgtttaaatgcaataatataaataaccccaatttactgagaaatgtataaaaatattcattttcaaaatggggcgAACTCGTATTTGCAGAGCactgtactatggaagtcaatggttacaggcttccatCATTCTTCAATACATCACATTTTAATACTGTTAATCAGAAcggaactaaaaaaaaaaactgatcataTTATGCAATACCCTgtaatgatttattttctttcctcttagatttttgtttgtatatatttattattattaatctttttaCTATTGGAAAGagtatgagcaattccagcattatggatgagATATTTGCAGTAAGAACtctaaacataaattcacatggaaagtatacgttaactgtatattgaaacatctgtatatatattttaaaacaactaaCCACCGAGTtgagggatcagaaaaatattaatctgtaaacatttttagatattaaatgaggaaaataaacatgcgttatagaTGCGACCAAAAAGTGCACATTTTACACCATACTTTGTAGTAGGGCTCTACTATTAGGGGGAAAATATCTAACTGCGATTTCTTTCACAGatattgtgattttgttttagttAAGCTTCAGCTCAATCACACTTCTTATATGGccacttgtggtgctttttttaggtgctggttgttgtatttcctcttGCTGGCAgaaattctgcgacagctcttacaaatgaccaGTTTTTGCTTAGTGTCTTtgactttgaaaccaagatattcccatattaccgacaTGCTGTTTTTCCTTGATATtgatttgtctattaatgcttttgaAACATCAGATGCCATCATCCCACTCGTCTGCGCTttccagtttgtttgtttgtattgtggACATTACGCATGTTCTGTTGCACTATTCTGATTGGCCGAACgcaagtgtgctcactcaattggctagtaagacagTCGTGCACAGATAGCAGTCATGcgtttgctctgggtgggggaaagtaaataatatatatattcatattgcagcctcttgtaATTAGCTAATCGCAATGTTTCAAATCACGATTGTGATGAGATTAAATGCACAGCCCTACTTTGTAGCAATTCTGTAAATTAACCTGCCCAACCCAAACGAAAACAATGCTAACTAAAATTATAAAAGTTGGCTCTCCATATaacaaaaattattgatttaattttattttacaattttatatttatgaagaaaaagcttcattatggatgtgacaaatgcGAAACACTTTATGActttcaaatataattgtttgaaaacacatttttgagtatttttacagtactccATCAAAACCTAAAAGGTTTTGCTATTTtagtgaaaacttttttttttttatggcaaggttgacatttgcattcaATTGCTCGTATACTTTTTGGTTGTTTCTATCCATCAACCCCTTGCTCCCAGAAACACCCCCCTGGTTTCATAATGAGTTTACAGGCCTTCGACAATCCCATATACACATGTATAAATAATTTATCTAATCGGTTTTCCATTTTTTTCCTGTATATTCTAATTTTGGTAAGAATTTTGAGGTTTGTAAAGGTGTAAAAATGtgtcaaattaatattaaattaatatcaaCACCATAAAAAAACGCAAACTGGTTTGGAAGAGTAAAGGTTGTGAGTAGACAATGACCAAATTTTTATAtctggatgaactatccctttaaaaatgtcAGGTAGAATCTGCATATTTGTTACTTTTTCGTAAACAGACATTGCTGTGTTTTACatcataaataatgttaaatttttttgtcATAATGAGCATGTTCAAGAGGAAACCTCACCTCTGTTGGGCCTCCAGAACTTCTCCATCCCATGCCTCATCAGGACGATGCGCGAGAGCTCTGTAAAGGACTCGATGACGTTGAAGTTGCAGAGAGGACTCACTTCAAAAAATGTCATGCCATTCTTTTCTGCGTATGCCCGTGCCTGTTCTGTGGGAACCTGTCGCTTGAACGCCAGGTGTAGCCGGTTACCCACTAGAATACGGGGCACTCCAGGTGCATGCTGGGGAAAGACAGAGAGACAAGAAAGTGTTTCAAACGGGGGATGGGGAAGACCAGAAAGGTAGAAAACACAGAGAGGAAGATACACGGTGCTGTCAGACTGAGTGAGTCTCAAACAGTGTCACAGCTGGCCtgtctcatttatttattcaatgagGCCTGTCATATCTGTGCCTTTCTCTAGTCCACAGAGAAAAAGAGCACTCGCTCATGTTTAGAAGCTGTACTGAGCAGTGCATTTACATCAAACACGGActgtgcaatatgacaatatatatatatatatatatatatatatatatatatatatatatatatatatatatatatatatatatatatatatatatatatatatatatcaaatgaactaaaaaaaagtttatcatttcgtattttgctttatttttcattttctggtgtaatatttgtataatttatatGAGCGCTATAATACACACCATTACATGAATGTAGACACAATCATGAATAACATCACAAGAAAGTTGCAATCTTGAAATgcagtgtttacattttgcattttatttgacgATActggtttatttttgtttgacCTGTAATTGTTAGTTTATGCATACGTTTgattaataataactttatatttctatattgtttttataaaacattccTTATAGCTCTTAGTGTTCAATGTGAAAAATATGAGCACATATGAATGAGCAAACTTCTTAgtttacactttttaaatgtaaaaaaaaaaatcctttatatGTGGTAATAATTATTCTACTAATGCTAATCAACTATCAATTGACATAAATGGTACTGTATTGTGATACTGTATTATGTTATCTGATTACGAGAACAGTACATCAATCTAGTGTTTCAAATCTTACTCTTTCAATTTGGAGTAAAGTCTCGATCAATAGACAATTAGACATAACTGGAAAGAGTTTGACTGGAAAACAAAAATGAGTTTTTTTAGAGCGCCATTGATGGTGTCAAAATATGTTAACAGTCCACAGTCAGAGGAATGCTAGAGGGGTTGCAGGAATGTaggcaatcacacacacatattttgagaatgtCTGACGTTACTGGCATTTTGGCAAGGGATAAAGATTGAGATAATGAAAATAATGCTGTTAGATCTACCTCCTACTGCCCTGGTTTGCTTGCTTAAAGGGATACCCCAGGATGTATATAATAAAAACCAGTGAAATAAACTACATAAACTTTTACTGAGTGCAAGAAAGTCTATAACTATGCATTGGATAAGGCCACACCCTCCAACAATAGCACAGTGGACAAAAAACATAGTATTCCCAGCTGTATAATAGaaatttaaaaatgatgtatgtatttttataattagttttttatttacgGGTAATGttacttgttattatttatatataactgCTGCTGTCACTGACTGTTTAGtcctatacatttttaaaaatgtataaaaataaaattacaaaaattaaaaaacaaacaaatatataaatacataagtaaataaataaataaatcattggaTTTTTACATTTCATACATTATTCATacaaatgtgtgcttttactttGCATGAAAGCATTTTGCCTAATTTACATGACATGCGTGTGCATTTCATTTTGTTCTtaatagggttgggcatctaagctataatgccgatccgatacgcatctcgatacaaagaatacgatccgatatattagcgatacatttgtgacatattgcgatgcgacacgatacgattcacacccatatcacgatacgatgcgatatttcagcactaactaattagatcaagtttatgagattatgtgaaagaggatgctgtgccattgaatgagtttgattgattatttattaaccaagcaaaaccaagactttttttacaaactggcttttctctcagagccagagtgtcagtttacagtagagggccattttagaacatatagcacatattatttaagtattttcaagataaacagaatgtataagtgcaatatatattaaaatatatatatttgcactctttcaacataaaggtttagcattgcacaacaagaattgtgatttaacttttcaactatgaaaacaagttttacaaagatatattttgccactgaatattcaaaacttaaggtcgtgaactagcagtgttatgctgctttgaaacatcactgtcactgtaaacaacaggctaataaaaatataacaaaccagcaatcttcttgctgtgaggtggtcaaactacccactgtgccaccgtgacgcccattatttttatcattattattattaatattattattattgtaattaaataaaaattaacagaaggaggtgttcaaaaccttcgttctccgtgacactaggctgaatatctttgcagatgaacagggccggcacgtccatagaggcgacctaggcggccgcctagggcggaagtatagagagggcggcgtccgcaacacccccccttaccacccgcatcctcagttatgtccgcgacacctccatcagcgcccgcttgtcctcagttatatccgcgcatagggtggcagaatagaggtccgcgacacccacgtcctcagttatatccgcgcatagggcggaagaatagaggtccgcgacacacgcgcgtcctcagttatatccgcgcatagggcggcagaacagAGGTCCGCGACTccggcgcgtcctcagttatatccgcgcatagggcggcagaatagaggtccactgGAAGAtggagctttcacaacaacacagtggcgccgcttcaagtgagatttcagattagtcgtactgcccgtgtattttacagatgcgcggcacacttttgcaaattgcatct
This portion of the Danio rerio strain Tuebingen ecotype United States chromosome 3, GRCz12tu, whole genome shotgun sequence genome encodes:
- the rab40c gene encoding ras-related protein Rab-40C, translating into MGTQGSPVKSYDYLLKFLLVGDSDVGKGEILDSLQDGSAESPYAYSSGIDYKTTTILLDGRRVKLELWDTSGQGRFCTIFRSYSRGAQGILLVYDITNRWSFDGIDRWIREIDEHAPGVPRILVGNRLHLAFKRQVPTEQARAYAEKNGMTFFEVSPLCNFNVIESFTELSRIVLMRHGMEKFWRPNRVFSLQDLCCRAIVSCTPVHLIDKLPLPVAIKSHLKSFSMANGMNAVMMHGRSYSLANAAGGSKGNSLKRSKSIRPPQSPPQNCTRNNCKIS